From a single Pseudoliparis swirei isolate HS2019 ecotype Mariana Trench chromosome 12, NWPU_hadal_v1, whole genome shotgun sequence genomic region:
- the rnf8 gene encoding E3 ubiquitin-protein ligase rnf8 isoform X2 gives METVTTDSAAAEEDDCSDSEVSCLMRVGRNSDWLRLFENTEVTIGRGMEVTHQLLSPSCPLMISRLHCAVKQREDGQWAVTDKKSLNGVWVNGNRVPSEESHQLRLGDSVQFGVPSTSSTEVEFDYIFVQRPLKDIKHHLTKGHKEGAKAALVSKTTKRKLTVEEVEPSTSKPKLYRCSSADKSFAKPCPLSPVMRQQRLSNSQLEETGPSRQVQEEDWPSEVSNTPCDLDNLQMYSQNILKLREQVDDTQRQVASLGGEPRQADPLRVEHVRELHGQLGTLRAKMHRMETLEKSFSKRQLEAQKTQQQEELLKKQLEEALHEQKKVIDELALSREGFEEILLAKNKELQLTKEENEKARAQKDEVVTQVTEVLENELQCIICSELFIEAVILSCAHSFCSHCIKQWRKKKDECPICRRAIQSQTRCLALDNCIDSMVENLSLDMKSRRQTLIAERKADSAQVMVIHDDDSSSRSSDSDSDSSLLSSDSSLSSLVSLETDSSMNPDSSVLYSYSDESVDEFED, from the exons ATGGAAACTGTAACGACGGACTCGGCTGCGGCTGAGGAGGACGACTGTTCAGACTCAGAGGTTTCATGTTTAATGAGAGTCGGAAGAAATTCAGACTGGCTTCGCTTGTTCGAAAACACTGAG GTCACCATCGGACGTGGGATGGAAGTGACCCACCAGCTGCTGTCTCCAAGTTGTCCTCTGATGATCTCCAGACTACACTGTGCTGTCAAACAGAGGGAAGATGGACAGTGGGCAGTGACAGACAAAAAG aGTCTCAACGGCGTGTGGGTGAATGGAAACCGCGTTCCCTCGGAAGAATCCCATCAGCTGAGGCTCGGAGACTCCGTACAATTCGGCGTTCCTTCCACTTCATCCACAGAAGTGGAGTTTGACTACATCTTTGTCCAGCGGCCCCTGAAAGACATTAAACACCACTTGACAAAGGGACATAAAGAAGGCGCTAAAGCAGCCCTCGTTTCCAAGACGACTAAGAGGAAGTTGACTGTGGAAGAAGTTGAGCCGTCGACCTCGAAGCCCAAGCTCTACCGCTGCTCTTCTGCAGACAAGTCATTTGCAAAGCCCTGCCCTCTGTCACCAGTGATGCGACAGCAGAGGCTCAGTAACTCTCAATTAGAGGAAACTGGACCCAGCAGACAAGTCCAGGAAGAAGACTGGCCTTCAGAAGTCTCCAACACGCCCTGTGACCTGGACAACTTGCAGAT GTACAGCCAGAACATTCTGAAGTTGAGGGAGCAGGTAGACGACACCCAGAGGCAGGTAGCCTCTCTCGGGGGAGAGCCGCGGCAGGCTGACCCTCTCAGAGTGGAGCATGTCAGGGAGCTGCACGGTCAGCTGGGGACGCTCAGAGCCAAGATGCACCGGATGGAGACGTTAGAGAAGTCCTTCAGCAAGAGGCAGCTAGAG GCACAGAAAACACAGCAACAAGAGGAGCTTTTGAAAAAGCAGTTGGAAGAGGCCTTGCACGAG CAAAAGAAAGTGATAGACGAACTCGCCCTTTCTCGGGAAGGCTTTGAAGAAATTCTCTTGGCCAAAAACAAAGAGCTGCAATTGACAAAG gaGGAGAATGAAAAGGCCAGGGCCCAAAAGGATGAAGTAGTTACACAAGTGACGGAAGTTTTGGAGAACGAGCTTCAGTGCATCATCTGCTCCGAGCTCTTCATTGAG GCGGTCATCCTGAGCTGCGCTCACAGCTTCTGCAGTCACTGTATCAAGCAGTGGCGCAAAAAGAAAGACGAGTGTCCCATCTGCCGACGGGCCATCCAATCTCAGACTCGTTGTCTGGCCCTGGACAACTGCATCGACAGCATGGTGGAAAACTTGAGCCTGGACATGAAGTCGAGGCGACAGACCCTCATTGCTGAGAGGAAAG CTGACTCCGCTCAGGTGATGGTGATCCACGACgacgacagcagcagcaggagcagcgacAGCGACAGCGACAGCAGCCTGCTGTCCAGCGACAGCAGCCTGAGCTCGCTGGTCTCTTTGGAAACGGACAGCAGCATGAACCCGGACTCCAGCGTGCTCTACAGTTACTCTGACGAAAGTGTTGATGAGTTTGAGGATTAG
- the rnf8 gene encoding E3 ubiquitin-protein ligase rnf8 isoform X4: METVTTDSAAAEEDDCSDSEVSCLMRVGRNSDWLRLFENTEVTIGRGMEVTHQLLSPSCPLMISRLHCAVKQREDGQWAVTDKKSLNGVWVNGNRVPSEESHQLRLGDSVQFGVPSTSSTEVEFDYIFVQRPLKDIKHHLTKGHKEGAKAALVSKTTKRKLTVEEVEPSTSKPKLYRCSSADKSFAKPCPLSPVMRQQRLSNSQLEETGPSRQVQEEDWPSEVSNTPCDLDNLQMYSQNILKLREQVDDTQRQVASLGGEPRQADPLRVEHVRELHGQLGTLRAKMHRMETLEKSFSKRQLEAQKTQQQEELLKKQLEEALHEQKKVIDELALSREGFEEILLAKNKELQLTKEENEKARAQKDEVVTQVTEVLENELQCIICSELFIEAVILSCAHSFCSHCIKQWRKKKDECPICRRAIQSQTRCLALDNCIDSMVENLSLDMKSRRQTLIAERKGESS, encoded by the exons ATGGAAACTGTAACGACGGACTCGGCTGCGGCTGAGGAGGACGACTGTTCAGACTCAGAGGTTTCATGTTTAATGAGAGTCGGAAGAAATTCAGACTGGCTTCGCTTGTTCGAAAACACTGAG GTCACCATCGGACGTGGGATGGAAGTGACCCACCAGCTGCTGTCTCCAAGTTGTCCTCTGATGATCTCCAGACTACACTGTGCTGTCAAACAGAGGGAAGATGGACAGTGGGCAGTGACAGACAAAAAG aGTCTCAACGGCGTGTGGGTGAATGGAAACCGCGTTCCCTCGGAAGAATCCCATCAGCTGAGGCTCGGAGACTCCGTACAATTCGGCGTTCCTTCCACTTCATCCACAGAAGTGGAGTTTGACTACATCTTTGTCCAGCGGCCCCTGAAAGACATTAAACACCACTTGACAAAGGGACATAAAGAAGGCGCTAAAGCAGCCCTCGTTTCCAAGACGACTAAGAGGAAGTTGACTGTGGAAGAAGTTGAGCCGTCGACCTCGAAGCCCAAGCTCTACCGCTGCTCTTCTGCAGACAAGTCATTTGCAAAGCCCTGCCCTCTGTCACCAGTGATGCGACAGCAGAGGCTCAGTAACTCTCAATTAGAGGAAACTGGACCCAGCAGACAAGTCCAGGAAGAAGACTGGCCTTCAGAAGTCTCCAACACGCCCTGTGACCTGGACAACTTGCAGAT GTACAGCCAGAACATTCTGAAGTTGAGGGAGCAGGTAGACGACACCCAGAGGCAGGTAGCCTCTCTCGGGGGAGAGCCGCGGCAGGCTGACCCTCTCAGAGTGGAGCATGTCAGGGAGCTGCACGGTCAGCTGGGGACGCTCAGAGCCAAGATGCACCGGATGGAGACGTTAGAGAAGTCCTTCAGCAAGAGGCAGCTAGAG GCACAGAAAACACAGCAACAAGAGGAGCTTTTGAAAAAGCAGTTGGAAGAGGCCTTGCACGAG CAAAAGAAAGTGATAGACGAACTCGCCCTTTCTCGGGAAGGCTTTGAAGAAATTCTCTTGGCCAAAAACAAAGAGCTGCAATTGACAAAG gaGGAGAATGAAAAGGCCAGGGCCCAAAAGGATGAAGTAGTTACACAAGTGACGGAAGTTTTGGAGAACGAGCTTCAGTGCATCATCTGCTCCGAGCTCTTCATTGAG GCGGTCATCCTGAGCTGCGCTCACAGCTTCTGCAGTCACTGTATCAAGCAGTGGCGCAAAAAGAAAGACGAGTGTCCCATCTGCCGACGGGCCATCCAATCTCAGACTCGTTGTCTGGCCCTGGACAACTGCATCGACAGCATGGTGGAAAACTTGAGCCTGGACATGAAGTCGAGGCGACAGACCCTCATTGCTGAGAGGAAAGGTGAGAG CAGCTGA
- the rnf8 gene encoding E3 ubiquitin-protein ligase rnf8 isoform X1: protein METVTTDSAAAEEDDCSDSEVSCLMRVGRNSDWLRLFENTEVTIGRGMEVTHQLLSPSCPLMISRLHCAVKQREDGQWAVTDKKSLNGVWVNGNRVPSEESHQLRLGDSVQFGVPSTSSTEVEFDYIFVQRPLKDIKHHLTKGHKEGAKAALVSKTTKRKLTVEEVEPSTSKPKLYRCSSADKSFAKPCPLSPVMRQQRLSNSQLEETGPSRQVQEEDWPSEVSNTPCDLDNLQMYSQNILKLREQVDDTQRQVASLGGEPRQADPLRVEHVRELHGQLGTLRAKMHRMETLEKSFSKRQLEAQKTQQQEELLKKQLEEALHEQKKVIDELALSREGFEEILLAKNKELQLTKEENEKARAQKDEVVTQVTEVLENELQCIICSELFIEAVILSCAHSFCSHCIKQWRKKKDECPICRRAIQSQTRCLALDNCIDSMVENLSLDMKSRRQTLIAERKAADSAQVMVIHDDDSSSRSSDSDSDSSLLSSDSSLSSLVSLETDSSMNPDSSVLYSYSDESVDEFED, encoded by the exons ATGGAAACTGTAACGACGGACTCGGCTGCGGCTGAGGAGGACGACTGTTCAGACTCAGAGGTTTCATGTTTAATGAGAGTCGGAAGAAATTCAGACTGGCTTCGCTTGTTCGAAAACACTGAG GTCACCATCGGACGTGGGATGGAAGTGACCCACCAGCTGCTGTCTCCAAGTTGTCCTCTGATGATCTCCAGACTACACTGTGCTGTCAAACAGAGGGAAGATGGACAGTGGGCAGTGACAGACAAAAAG aGTCTCAACGGCGTGTGGGTGAATGGAAACCGCGTTCCCTCGGAAGAATCCCATCAGCTGAGGCTCGGAGACTCCGTACAATTCGGCGTTCCTTCCACTTCATCCACAGAAGTGGAGTTTGACTACATCTTTGTCCAGCGGCCCCTGAAAGACATTAAACACCACTTGACAAAGGGACATAAAGAAGGCGCTAAAGCAGCCCTCGTTTCCAAGACGACTAAGAGGAAGTTGACTGTGGAAGAAGTTGAGCCGTCGACCTCGAAGCCCAAGCTCTACCGCTGCTCTTCTGCAGACAAGTCATTTGCAAAGCCCTGCCCTCTGTCACCAGTGATGCGACAGCAGAGGCTCAGTAACTCTCAATTAGAGGAAACTGGACCCAGCAGACAAGTCCAGGAAGAAGACTGGCCTTCAGAAGTCTCCAACACGCCCTGTGACCTGGACAACTTGCAGAT GTACAGCCAGAACATTCTGAAGTTGAGGGAGCAGGTAGACGACACCCAGAGGCAGGTAGCCTCTCTCGGGGGAGAGCCGCGGCAGGCTGACCCTCTCAGAGTGGAGCATGTCAGGGAGCTGCACGGTCAGCTGGGGACGCTCAGAGCCAAGATGCACCGGATGGAGACGTTAGAGAAGTCCTTCAGCAAGAGGCAGCTAGAG GCACAGAAAACACAGCAACAAGAGGAGCTTTTGAAAAAGCAGTTGGAAGAGGCCTTGCACGAG CAAAAGAAAGTGATAGACGAACTCGCCCTTTCTCGGGAAGGCTTTGAAGAAATTCTCTTGGCCAAAAACAAAGAGCTGCAATTGACAAAG gaGGAGAATGAAAAGGCCAGGGCCCAAAAGGATGAAGTAGTTACACAAGTGACGGAAGTTTTGGAGAACGAGCTTCAGTGCATCATCTGCTCCGAGCTCTTCATTGAG GCGGTCATCCTGAGCTGCGCTCACAGCTTCTGCAGTCACTGTATCAAGCAGTGGCGCAAAAAGAAAGACGAGTGTCCCATCTGCCGACGGGCCATCCAATCTCAGACTCGTTGTCTGGCCCTGGACAACTGCATCGACAGCATGGTGGAAAACTTGAGCCTGGACATGAAGTCGAGGCGACAGACCCTCATTGCTGAGAGGAAAG CAGCTGACTCCGCTCAGGTGATGGTGATCCACGACgacgacagcagcagcaggagcagcgacAGCGACAGCGACAGCAGCCTGCTGTCCAGCGACAGCAGCCTGAGCTCGCTGGTCTCTTTGGAAACGGACAGCAGCATGAACCCGGACTCCAGCGTGCTCTACAGTTACTCTGACGAAAGTGTTGATGAGTTTGAGGATTAG
- the tcte1 gene encoding dynein regulatory complex subunit 5 — translation MARYPGATAEDGRRLRRVIAEDQDWSLTLVPYLSKLCLQSIVRNFEEKPIFQDLCPSHKDFVQERLSTSLPLHKTANLISDGVYWKRCCEQRWDICDLSHYGHSWKQMFFERHMENIIELFIPDVTEPKTVLEMVPLCRNYVKKLNISQLLPPIKEPPKEEEEEEEYGSEFASDNEYSGPSMDHFDFNILLNKLTSLEELHLVYRVKQCGMNFEWKMFEMTDRDCESLAKALMSCKTLKLLKLHQSHIEDKKCRLLVKHLLDHPSLRELDFSHNLIGDKGARALGKLLTRSKLQTLNMCDNDIRGPGAKAIAHALSVNSTLLSLNLRLNWVRDEGGQAFGKALLKNNTLLHLHLGANQVTGPTAIALSKVLIQNNTLKSINLSCNNLGADGGKALGEAMSLNNSVTEFDIRLTEIDEQSASFIDQLVERNQSLEQKRQTGKSKTKFTPPTFL, via the exons ATGGCCCGGTATCCTGGAGCCACAGCTGAAGACGGCAGGAGGTTGAGGAGGGTCATTGCTGAAGATCAAGACTGGTCCCTGACTCTAGTGCCTTATTTATCAAAACTCTGTCTGCAAAGCATTGTGAGAAACTTTGAGG AAAAGCCCATATTTCAAGACCTTTGTCCGAGCCACAAAGACTTTGTGCAGGAGAGACTGTCTACCTCCCTGCCTCTGCACAAGACAGCCAACTTGATCAGCGATGGTGTCTATTGGAAGCGCTGCTGTGAGCAGCGGTGGGACATTTGTGACCTCAGTCATTACGGCCACAGCTGGAAACAAATGTTCTTTGAGAGGCACATGGAGAACATTATTGAGCTTTTCATCCCAGATGTAACAGAGCCAAAGACAGTTCTAGAGATGGTACCTCTTTGTAGGAACTATGTGAAGAAGCTGAACATCTCCCAACTCCTGCCACCTATCAAGGAGCCcccgaaggaggaggaggaggaggaggaatatgGTTCAGAGTTTGCAAGTGACAATGAGTACAGCGGACCGTCTATGGACCACTTTGACTTTAACATCCTGCTCAACAAGCTGACCAGTCTGGAAGAGCTCCATTTAGTGTACAGGGTCAAACAATGCGGTATGAACTTTGAATGGAAGATGTTTGAGATGACCGACAGAGATTGTGAGTCCCTCGCCAAGGCTCTTATGTCCTGCAAGACTTTGAAG CTTCTGAAGCTCCATCAAAGCCACATTGAGGACAAAAAGTGCCGACTGCTGGTGAAACACCTGTTGGACCACCCGTCCCTGAGGGAGCTCGACTTCTCTCACAACCTGATCGGAGACAAAGGAGCCAGAGCCCTTGGAAAGCTGCTCACCAGGAGTAAACTCCAGACCCTGAACATGTGTGACAACGATATTAGAGGCCCGGGAGCCAAAGCTATAGCTCACGCCTTGTCCGTGAACTCCACCCTCTTGTCGCTCAACCTGCGTCTTAACTGGGTGAGAGATGAGGGGGGGCAGGCTTTTGGTAAGGCCTTGCTGAAGAACAACACCCTGCTTCACCTGCACCTGGGAGCCAATCAGGTAACAGGGCCGACTGCCATCGCACTGTCTAAGGTTCTCATTCAGAATAACACCCTGAAGAGCATCAACCTCTCCTGCAACAACCTGGGCGCG gatgGAGGTAAAGCTCTGGGGGAGGCGATGTCTCTCAACAACAGCGTGACAGAATTTGATATCCGTCTGACGGAGATAGACGAGCAGAGCGCTTCCTTCATCGACCAGCTGGTTGAGAGAAACCAGAGTTTAGAACAAAAGAGACAAACCGGAAAGAGCAAAACCAAGTTCACACCACCAACTTTTCTTTGA
- the rnf8 gene encoding E3 ubiquitin-protein ligase rnf8 isoform X5 yields the protein METVTTDSAAAEEDDCSDSEVSCLMRVGRNSDWLRLFENTEVTIGRGMEVTHQLLSPSCPLMISRLHCAVKQREDGQWAVTDKKSLNGVWVNGNRVPSEESHQLRLGDSVQFGVPSTSSTEVEFDYIFVQRPLKDIKHHLTKGHKEGAKAALVSKTTKRKLTVEEVEPSTSKPKLYRCSSADKSFAKPCPLSPVMRQQRLSNSQLEETGPSRQVQEEDWPSEVSNTPCDLDNLQMYSQNILKLREQVDDTQRQVASLGGEPRQADPLRVEHVRELHGQLGTLRAKMHRMETLEKSFSKRQLEAQKTQQQEELLKKQLEEALHEQKKVIDELALSREGFEEILLAKNKELQLTKEENEKARAQKDEVVTQVTEVLENELQCIICSELFIEAVILSCAHSFCSHCIKQWRKKKDECPICRRAIQSQTRCLALDNCIDSMVENLSLDMKSRRQTLIAERKGES from the exons ATGGAAACTGTAACGACGGACTCGGCTGCGGCTGAGGAGGACGACTGTTCAGACTCAGAGGTTTCATGTTTAATGAGAGTCGGAAGAAATTCAGACTGGCTTCGCTTGTTCGAAAACACTGAG GTCACCATCGGACGTGGGATGGAAGTGACCCACCAGCTGCTGTCTCCAAGTTGTCCTCTGATGATCTCCAGACTACACTGTGCTGTCAAACAGAGGGAAGATGGACAGTGGGCAGTGACAGACAAAAAG aGTCTCAACGGCGTGTGGGTGAATGGAAACCGCGTTCCCTCGGAAGAATCCCATCAGCTGAGGCTCGGAGACTCCGTACAATTCGGCGTTCCTTCCACTTCATCCACAGAAGTGGAGTTTGACTACATCTTTGTCCAGCGGCCCCTGAAAGACATTAAACACCACTTGACAAAGGGACATAAAGAAGGCGCTAAAGCAGCCCTCGTTTCCAAGACGACTAAGAGGAAGTTGACTGTGGAAGAAGTTGAGCCGTCGACCTCGAAGCCCAAGCTCTACCGCTGCTCTTCTGCAGACAAGTCATTTGCAAAGCCCTGCCCTCTGTCACCAGTGATGCGACAGCAGAGGCTCAGTAACTCTCAATTAGAGGAAACTGGACCCAGCAGACAAGTCCAGGAAGAAGACTGGCCTTCAGAAGTCTCCAACACGCCCTGTGACCTGGACAACTTGCAGAT GTACAGCCAGAACATTCTGAAGTTGAGGGAGCAGGTAGACGACACCCAGAGGCAGGTAGCCTCTCTCGGGGGAGAGCCGCGGCAGGCTGACCCTCTCAGAGTGGAGCATGTCAGGGAGCTGCACGGTCAGCTGGGGACGCTCAGAGCCAAGATGCACCGGATGGAGACGTTAGAGAAGTCCTTCAGCAAGAGGCAGCTAGAG GCACAGAAAACACAGCAACAAGAGGAGCTTTTGAAAAAGCAGTTGGAAGAGGCCTTGCACGAG CAAAAGAAAGTGATAGACGAACTCGCCCTTTCTCGGGAAGGCTTTGAAGAAATTCTCTTGGCCAAAAACAAAGAGCTGCAATTGACAAAG gaGGAGAATGAAAAGGCCAGGGCCCAAAAGGATGAAGTAGTTACACAAGTGACGGAAGTTTTGGAGAACGAGCTTCAGTGCATCATCTGCTCCGAGCTCTTCATTGAG GCGGTCATCCTGAGCTGCGCTCACAGCTTCTGCAGTCACTGTATCAAGCAGTGGCGCAAAAAGAAAGACGAGTGTCCCATCTGCCGACGGGCCATCCAATCTCAGACTCGTTGTCTGGCCCTGGACAACTGCATCGACAGCATGGTGGAAAACTTGAGCCTGGACATGAAGTCGAGGCGACAGACCCTCATTGCTGAGAGGAAAGGTGAGAG CTGA
- the tmem151ba gene encoding transmembrane protein 151B: MCSASAATASESSTTTTVPEEEQDSPREEQQPQKQSLTKSLCQETHWKCLLLSLLMYGCVGAMAWCQVTKVTRLSFDNAYKGKSMMYHESPCSNGYIYIPLAFLVMLYVVYLVECWHCYTRDELQYKVDVDSVVERIQRMQQATPCIWWKAISYHYIRRMRQVTRYRNGDAYTTTQVYHERVNSHVAEAEFDYGNCGVKDIAKNLLGLEDFPITRLRFTKCFSFANVESENSYLTQRARFFTENEGLDDYMEAREGMHLKNVDFKEHMIAFSDPNHLPWYAAHSSFWVAAAFTLSWPLRVLTEYHTACVHYHVEKLFGFDFVPVSPSEERPQCRHIPRVNTIESTELEWHIRSNQQLVPSYSEAVLMDLAQLSGSCNNSSVCGGYGGHRQNCESCHRAISSSSIFSRSALSICNAGSPRIPFSASRFSLGRLYGSRRRCLWRSSGSLNERPCPTESTHCLSGQQASEENPPAYQDARYFPVLIVHRSEGCVNHDHRSLHRNGSCVETSL, from the coding sequence CAGCAGCCGCAGAAGCAGTCCTTGACTAAATCCTTGTGTCAGGAAACTCACTGGAAATGCCTGCTGCTGTCCCTGCTGATGTACGGCTGCGTCGGGGCGATGGCCTGGTGCCAGGTGACCAAGGTCACGCGCCTCTCCTTCGACAACGCTTACAAGGGGAAGTCCATGATGTACCACGAAAGTCCCTGCTCCAACGGCTACATCTACATCCCTTTGGCCTTCCTGGTCATGCTCTACGTGGTCTACCTGGTGGAGTGTTGGCACTGCTACACCAGGGATGAGCTACAGTACAAGGTGGATGTTGACAGTGTGGTGGAGCGCATCCAGCGCATGCAGCAGGCTACGCCCTGCATCTGGTGGAAGGCCATTAGCTACCATTACATCAGGAGGATGCGGCAGGTGACGCGCTACCGTAATGGAGATgcctacaccaccacacaggtcTACCATGAGCGAGTCAACAGCCACGTGGCTGAGGCAGAGTTTGATTATGGGAACTGTGGGGTTAAGGACATCGCAAAGAACCTGTTGGGTCTGGAGGACTTCCCCATCACCAGGCTGAGGTTCACAAAGTGCTTTAGCTTTGCCAATGTGGAGTCAGAAAACTCTTACCTGACCCAGCGGGCCAGGTTCTTCACAGAGAATGAGGGCCTGGATGACTACATGGAGGCCCGTGAGGGGATGCACCTGAAGAATGTCGACTTTAAGGAGCATATGATTGCCTTTTCGGATCCTAATCACCTTCCCTGGTACGCAGCCCACTCCTCTTTCTGGGTGGCAGCTGCTTTCACGCTCTCCTGGCCTCTGCGGGTGCTGACCGAGTACCACACTGCCTGTGTACACTACCATGTAGAGAAGCTGTTTGGGTTTGACTTTGTGCCAGTAAGCCCGTCTGAGGAGCGACCACAATGCAGACACATCCCACGAGTCAACACAATCGAGAGCACGGAGTTGGAGTGGCACATCCGCTCCAACCAGCAGCTGGTGCCCAGTTACTCCGAGGCCGTTCTCATGGATCTGGCTCAGCTCTCAGGAAGCTGTAACAACTCCTCTGTATGTGGCGGCTATGGCGGCCACAGGCAGAACTGTGAAAGCTGCCATCGTGCCATCAGcagctcctccatcttctctcgGAGTGCCCTCAGCATCTGCAACGCGGGGAGCCCCCGCATCCCCTTCAGCGCCAGCCGCTTCTCGCTGGGCCGGTTGTACGGATCCAGGCGGAGGTGTCTGTGGAGGAGCAGCGGGAGCCTGAACGAGCGGCCCTGCCCCACAGAGAGCACGCACTGTCTGTCAGGTCAGCAGGCAAGTGAGGAGAACCCTCCGGCCTACCAGGACGCTCGATACTTCCCGGTGCTCATTGTGCATCGCAGCGAAGGCTGCGTCAACCACGACCACCGCTCCCTGCACAGAAACGGCTCCTGCGTGGAGACTTCTCTATGA
- the rnf8 gene encoding E3 ubiquitin-protein ligase rnf8 isoform X3 produces the protein METVTTDSAAAEEDDCSDSEVSCLMRVGRNSDWLRLFENTEVTIGRGMEVTHQLLSPSCPLMISRLHCAVKQREDGQWAVTDKKSLNGVWVNGNRVPSEESHQLRLGDSVQFGVPSTSSTEVEFDYIFVQRPLKDIKHHLTKGHKEGAKAALVSKTTKRKLTVEEVEPSTSKPKLYRCSSADKSFAKPCPLSPVMRQQRLSNSQLEETGPSRQVQEEDWPSEVSNTPCDLDNLQMYSQNILKLREQVDDTQRQVASLGGEPRQADPLRVEHVRELHGQLGTLRAKMHRMETLEKSFSKRQLEAQKTQQQEELLKKQLEEALHEQKKVIDELALSREGFEEILLAKNKELQLTKEENEKARAQKDEVVTQVTEVLENELQCIICSELFIEAVILSCAHSFCSHCIKQWRKKKDECPICRRAIQSQTRCLALDNCIDSMVENLSLDMKSRRQTLIAERKGERKASL, from the exons ATGGAAACTGTAACGACGGACTCGGCTGCGGCTGAGGAGGACGACTGTTCAGACTCAGAGGTTTCATGTTTAATGAGAGTCGGAAGAAATTCAGACTGGCTTCGCTTGTTCGAAAACACTGAG GTCACCATCGGACGTGGGATGGAAGTGACCCACCAGCTGCTGTCTCCAAGTTGTCCTCTGATGATCTCCAGACTACACTGTGCTGTCAAACAGAGGGAAGATGGACAGTGGGCAGTGACAGACAAAAAG aGTCTCAACGGCGTGTGGGTGAATGGAAACCGCGTTCCCTCGGAAGAATCCCATCAGCTGAGGCTCGGAGACTCCGTACAATTCGGCGTTCCTTCCACTTCATCCACAGAAGTGGAGTTTGACTACATCTTTGTCCAGCGGCCCCTGAAAGACATTAAACACCACTTGACAAAGGGACATAAAGAAGGCGCTAAAGCAGCCCTCGTTTCCAAGACGACTAAGAGGAAGTTGACTGTGGAAGAAGTTGAGCCGTCGACCTCGAAGCCCAAGCTCTACCGCTGCTCTTCTGCAGACAAGTCATTTGCAAAGCCCTGCCCTCTGTCACCAGTGATGCGACAGCAGAGGCTCAGTAACTCTCAATTAGAGGAAACTGGACCCAGCAGACAAGTCCAGGAAGAAGACTGGCCTTCAGAAGTCTCCAACACGCCCTGTGACCTGGACAACTTGCAGAT GTACAGCCAGAACATTCTGAAGTTGAGGGAGCAGGTAGACGACACCCAGAGGCAGGTAGCCTCTCTCGGGGGAGAGCCGCGGCAGGCTGACCCTCTCAGAGTGGAGCATGTCAGGGAGCTGCACGGTCAGCTGGGGACGCTCAGAGCCAAGATGCACCGGATGGAGACGTTAGAGAAGTCCTTCAGCAAGAGGCAGCTAGAG GCACAGAAAACACAGCAACAAGAGGAGCTTTTGAAAAAGCAGTTGGAAGAGGCCTTGCACGAG CAAAAGAAAGTGATAGACGAACTCGCCCTTTCTCGGGAAGGCTTTGAAGAAATTCTCTTGGCCAAAAACAAAGAGCTGCAATTGACAAAG gaGGAGAATGAAAAGGCCAGGGCCCAAAAGGATGAAGTAGTTACACAAGTGACGGAAGTTTTGGAGAACGAGCTTCAGTGCATCATCTGCTCCGAGCTCTTCATTGAG GCGGTCATCCTGAGCTGCGCTCACAGCTTCTGCAGTCACTGTATCAAGCAGTGGCGCAAAAAGAAAGACGAGTGTCCCATCTGCCGACGGGCCATCCAATCTCAGACTCGTTGTCTGGCCCTGGACAACTGCATCGACAGCATGGTGGAAAACTTGAGCCTGGACATGAAGTCGAGGCGACAGACCCTCATTGCTGAGAGGAAAGGTGAGAG AAAAGCGAGCTTGTGA